The Brassica oleracea var. oleracea cultivar TO1000 chromosome C6, BOL, whole genome shotgun sequence genome includes a region encoding these proteins:
- the LOC106298500 gene encoding extensin-like: MVSKLLVVKLVSFMMLFAVSHARWFRLGTGPKQVHNRPTQKCLLTFLPWCKHTPDQLPPSNTPTRKHQSPYTLTPELPPSSPTTELPSWYTPTPELPPPSYNPTPVFPPSYTATPELPPSYMPTPEVPAPSPAPY, translated from the exons ATGGTATCGAAGCTACTTGTGGTTAAGCTAGTTTCTTTCATGATGCTATTTGCAGTATCCCATGCTAGATGGTTTCGCCTAGGTACCG GTCCGAAACAAGTTCACAACAGGCCTACCCAAAAGTGCCTCTTAACGTTTTTACCGTGGTGCAAGCATACCCCTGATCAGCTGCCACCATCAAACACTCCAACTCGGAAGCATCAATCACCGTATACTCTAACGCCGGAACTTCCACCATCATCACCTACTACGGAGCTTCCATCCTGGTACACTCCAACTCCAGAGCTCCCACCACCGTCGTACAACCCTACTCCTGTGTTCCCTCCGTCATACACTGCAACTCCGGAGCTGCCACCATCGTACATGCCTACACCAGAGGTTCCTGCTCCTTCACCGGCGCCTTATTAA